A part of Roseitalea porphyridii genomic DNA contains:
- a CDS encoding PRC-barrel domain-containing protein codes for MKRLLATTALCFAMAVPAMADSHTGGAMATPEQVNAAEYGAGDMTVGVPDLMGRTLYMSEQGADEGPYEEASDQWRTIGEIGDVLITSEGQISAVVVDAGAVIGSNDARKRIAIEDLNLVPDADDEGEFFAVFTGDRSLLEEARTFLDGRDVSDIDPEETGYAELSTRDTYARTEGDTLGEGEMTGDGVAAPTADENTMTAESDNSDAGSNPDGERLNADQQVAEGERGREPQMLEPVDIADLTAEDLEGVRVFGANNDWIGDVGELVISEDGRISHAIVDVGGFLGIGEKPVAVSFDEVDIRSNGRAGGVSVYLDATEQELDAMERWDG; via the coding sequence ATGAAACGTCTGCTTGCCACAACCGCACTTTGTTTCGCCATGGCCGTGCCGGCGATGGCCGACAGCCACACCGGCGGCGCGATGGCGACGCCCGAACAGGTCAATGCGGCCGAATACGGCGCCGGCGACATGACCGTCGGCGTGCCCGACCTGATGGGGCGCACGCTCTACATGTCCGAGCAGGGTGCCGACGAAGGCCCCTACGAAGAAGCGTCCGACCAGTGGCGCACGATCGGCGAGATCGGCGACGTGCTGATCACGTCCGAAGGCCAGATCAGCGCCGTCGTGGTCGACGCGGGCGCGGTGATCGGCTCCAACGATGCCCGCAAGCGCATCGCCATCGAAGACCTGAACCTGGTTCCGGACGCCGACGATGAGGGCGAATTCTTCGCCGTGTTCACCGGCGACCGCAGCCTGCTCGAGGAGGCGCGCACCTTCCTCGACGGCCGGGATGTCTCGGACATCGACCCCGAGGAGACGGGCTACGCCGAGCTTTCGACGCGCGACACCTATGCCCGCACCGAGGGCGACACGCTCGGCGAGGGCGAGATGACCGGCGACGGTGTCGCCGCCCCGACCGCCGACGAAAACACGATGACGGCCGAGAGTGACAACTCCGATGCCGGCAGCAATCCGGACGGCGAGCGTCTCAACGCCGACCAGCAGGTGGCCGAAGGCGAACGTGGCCGCGAGCCGCAGATGCTCGAGCCGGTCGATATCGCCGACCTGACGGCCGAGGACCTCGAAGGCGTGCGCGTCTTCGGCGCCAACAATGACTGGATCGGCGATGTCGGTGAACTGGTGATCTCCGAGGACGGTCGCATCAGCCACGCCATCGTCGATGTCGGCGGCTTTCTCGGCATCGGCGAGAAGCCCGTCGCGGTCTCGTTCGACGAGGTCGACATCCGCAGCAACGGACGTGCCGGCGGCGTCAGCGTCTATCTCGACGCCACCGAGCAGGAACTCGATGCCATGGAACGCTGGGACGGCTGA
- a CDS encoding sodium:solute symporter: protein MEEARFDLHWIDYAIVVIYFLGIVAHGVYVSRKNSGGGSDGYFLAGRTIPWYLIGFSLFASNMSGSSFVGLMGGAYDNGVVIFNYEWTAAFVLIIFAVFVLPSYLRAKVSTVPEFLEERYDVRSRRAFSVFTILAIMFIDTAGALYAGGLVIANVTGFLNLWTAVAVLALVAGLYTILGGLSAVVVTDTVQAILLIAGAAALFWLGLDAVGGWEELFVDLDDSKTHLILPASNDFLPWTGLWGVVLLGFYYWTINQFVVQRTLGAKNLKEGQIGAIFAGFLKLPNLFLMILPGLIALKLYPDLETPDLAFPTLAFELMPIGLRGLIMAALIAAIMSSLDSALNSAGTLVVKDFIEPLKPDLSEDTLVKIGRIVTGIAMVIGAVYAPMIAGFESLFSYFQSSLSYIIPTIVVVYMAGLFVPWLNGNGAFYTILLGLVVGIPLFILKEVTGIWESWGLPAIHYTIMSTIMMFIGIATHFGISAATRRKDKEGIDKLVWSGAEAKQVFTQWEEPIWLDRTLLSGLLIVSMVGFIIWFW from the coding sequence ATGGAAGAAGCCAGATTTGACCTTCACTGGATCGACTACGCCATTGTCGTCATCTACTTCCTCGGCATCGTTGCCCACGGCGTCTATGTCTCGCGCAAGAATTCGGGCGGCGGGTCGGATGGCTATTTCCTGGCTGGCCGCACCATCCCCTGGTACCTGATCGGCTTCTCGCTGTTTGCGTCCAACATGTCCGGCTCCAGTTTTGTCGGTCTGATGGGCGGCGCCTATGACAACGGCGTCGTCATCTTCAACTATGAGTGGACGGCAGCCTTCGTCCTGATCATCTTCGCGGTTTTTGTTCTGCCTTCCTATCTGCGGGCGAAGGTCTCGACGGTTCCCGAGTTCCTCGAAGAACGCTACGACGTGCGCTCGCGTCGCGCCTTCTCGGTCTTCACGATCCTCGCCATCATGTTCATCGACACCGCTGGCGCGCTCTATGCGGGCGGGCTGGTGATTGCCAACGTCACGGGCTTCCTCAACCTCTGGACGGCGGTGGCGGTGCTGGCGCTGGTCGCCGGGCTCTATACGATCCTGGGCGGACTATCGGCGGTCGTCGTCACCGACACGGTGCAGGCGATCCTCCTGATCGCCGGCGCGGCGGCGCTGTTCTGGCTCGGGCTCGATGCGGTCGGCGGCTGGGAGGAACTGTTTGTCGATCTCGACGACAGCAAGACCCATCTGATCCTGCCCGCCAGCAATGATTTTCTTCCCTGGACCGGTCTTTGGGGTGTCGTGCTGCTCGGCTTTTACTACTGGACGATCAACCAGTTCGTCGTGCAGCGCACGCTGGGCGCAAAGAACCTCAAGGAAGGCCAGATCGGCGCGATCTTTGCCGGTTTCCTGAAGCTGCCCAACCTGTTCCTGATGATTCTGCCCGGCCTGATCGCCCTGAAACTCTATCCCGATCTGGAGACACCCGATCTGGCCTTTCCGACGCTGGCTTTCGAACTGATGCCGATCGGCTTGCGCGGCCTGATCATGGCGGCGCTGATTGCCGCGATCATGTCCTCGCTCGACTCCGCGCTCAACTCGGCGGGCACGCTGGTCGTCAAGGATTTCATCGAGCCGCTCAAGCCCGATCTGAGCGAGGACACGCTGGTCAAGATCGGACGGATCGTCACGGGCATCGCCATGGTGATCGGCGCCGTCTATGCGCCGATGATCGCCGGCTTCGAGAGCCTGTTCAGCTACTTCCAGTCGTCGCTGTCCTACATCATTCCGACGATCGTCGTGGTTTATATGGCGGGGCTGTTCGTGCCCTGGCTGAACGGCAACGGCGCATTCTACACGATCCTTCTGGGCCTGGTTGTCGGCATCCCGCTGTTCATCCTCAAGGAAGTCACGGGGATCTGGGAGAGCTGGGGCCTGCCGGCGATCCACTACACGATCATGTCGACGATCATGATGTTCATCGGCATTGCCACCCATTTCGGCATCAGCGCGGCGACGCGTCGCAAGGACAAGGAAGGCATCGACAAGCTGGTCTGGTCGGGCGCCGAGGCCAAGCAGGTCTTCACGCAATGGGAAGAACCTATCTGGCTCGACCGGACGCTTCTGTCGGGTCTGCTGATCGTCTCGATGGTCGGCTTCATCATCTGGTTCTGGTAG
- a CDS encoding mechanosensitive ion channel family protein codes for MAGLEAVIARIEAFAGSVPAFAVPPLVLVLTVAAGLFAHWLTFRLALRWAEGRTGAWSSVVRKARRPMRLAFVLAALVLVMPRVRLPFVWNETIQHGALIVLIILVGWTVVLLTDHFGERAVRRFRIDTDDNLAARKYVTQVRVLRRAVNIIVVIATIGAVLLTFESVQRYGVSLFASAGAAGLILGLAARPVLANLIAGIQIAVTQPIRIEDVVIVEGEWGWIEEIFSTYVVVRLWDWRRMVVPLSYFIEEPFQNWTRETASILGAVHWHVDYTVPVDRVREKMTELVENSPYWDGQAVVLQVTDTDKDTMTLRGLMSSRTAPQSWDMRCEIREKLLAWLQAEYPQALPRLRGELRLQNDAHTGARDVSA; via the coding sequence ATGGCCGGCCTCGAAGCGGTCATCGCGAGGATCGAGGCGTTCGCCGGCTCCGTGCCGGCGTTCGCCGTTCCGCCGCTGGTGCTCGTGCTGACGGTGGCCGCCGGGCTCTTCGCCCACTGGCTCACCTTCCGGCTTGCCCTGCGCTGGGCGGAGGGCCGCACCGGCGCCTGGTCGTCCGTTGTGCGCAAGGCGCGCCGGCCGATGCGGCTGGCGTTCGTGCTGGCCGCGCTGGTGCTGGTCATGCCGCGCGTGCGGCTGCCCTTCGTCTGGAACGAGACGATCCAGCACGGCGCGCTGATCGTGCTGATCATCCTCGTCGGCTGGACGGTCGTGCTGCTGACCGACCATTTCGGCGAACGGGCCGTGCGCCGCTTCCGGATCGACACCGACGACAATCTGGCCGCGCGCAAATACGTCACCCAGGTGCGCGTGCTGCGGCGTGCGGTCAACATCATCGTCGTCATCGCCACCATCGGCGCGGTGCTGCTGACGTTCGAGAGCGTGCAGCGCTACGGCGTGAGCCTGTTTGCCTCGGCCGGTGCCGCCGGCCTGATCCTCGGCCTTGCCGCCCGGCCGGTTCTGGCCAATCTGATCGCGGGCATCCAGATCGCCGTGACCCAGCCGATCCGGATCGAGGACGTTGTCATCGTCGAAGGCGAGTGGGGCTGGATCGAGGAGATCTTCTCGACCTACGTCGTCGTGCGCCTGTGGGACTGGCGGCGCATGGTCGTGCCGCTGAGCTATTTTATCGAGGAGCCGTTCCAGAACTGGACGCGCGAAACTGCGTCGATCCTCGGCGCGGTCCACTGGCACGTCGACTACACGGTGCCGGTCGACCGGGTCCGCGAGAAGATGACCGAACTGGTCGAGAACTCGCCCTACTGGGACGGCCAGGCGGTGGTCCTGCAGGTGACCGACACCGACAAGGACACGATGACCCTGCGCGGTCTGATGAGTTCGCGCACGGCGCCGCAATCGTGGGACATGCGCTGCGAAATCCGCGAGAAGCTGCTGGCCTGGCTGCAGGCGGAATATCCCCAGGCGCTGCCGCGCCTGCGCGGTGAACTGCGCCTTCAGAACGACGCGCACACCGGCGCGCGCGACGTTTCGGCCTGA
- a CDS encoding SDR family NAD(P)-dependent oxidoreductase, whose amino-acid sequence MDMGISGKTALVTGGASGIGRATARALLDEGASVILVDLKGDAVSRAADELGDNCHGLQADLREAGQVSGLAETVRERFAMPDIAVCAAGVTGAKGHPLELKDADWQEAWEADFMSVVRTLRVFVPTMTQRGWGRVVVVTSENAVQPYWEEAVYNVAKAALLNFSKGLSRVCARDNVLVNAVSPAFIETPMTDAMMKKKAENENVSKDAAIADFLENERPFLELGRRGKPEEAAAAIAFLCSEKASFVVGANYRVDGGSVAAIAT is encoded by the coding sequence ATGGACATGGGCATCAGCGGCAAGACCGCGCTCGTCACCGGCGGCGCATCGGGTATCGGCCGGGCTACGGCCCGGGCGCTGCTGGACGAGGGCGCCTCCGTGATCCTGGTCGATCTGAAGGGAGACGCGGTCTCGCGCGCCGCCGACGAACTGGGCGACAATTGCCACGGCCTGCAGGCCGACCTGCGCGAGGCCGGCCAGGTCTCGGGCCTCGCCGAGACCGTGCGCGAGCGCTTTGCCATGCCCGACATCGCCGTGTGCGCGGCCGGCGTGACCGGCGCCAAGGGACATCCGTTGGAGCTCAAGGACGCCGACTGGCAGGAGGCGTGGGAGGCCGACTTCATGTCGGTCGTGCGCACCCTGCGGGTCTTCGTGCCCACCATGACGCAGCGCGGCTGGGGCCGGGTGGTCGTCGTCACCAGCGAGAACGCGGTCCAGCCCTATTGGGAGGAGGCGGTCTACAACGTCGCCAAGGCGGCGCTGCTGAACTTCTCCAAGGGCCTGTCCCGGGTCTGCGCCCGGGACAATGTGCTCGTCAACGCGGTGTCGCCGGCCTTCATCGAGACCCCGATGACCGACGCGATGATGAAGAAGAAGGCTGAGAACGAGAATGTCTCGAAGGATGCGGCGATCGCCGACTTCCTCGAAAACGAGCGCCCGTTCCTCGAGCTGGGCCGGCGCGGCAAGCCCGAGGAGGCGGCCGCCGCGATCGCGTTCCTGTGTTCGGAGAAGGCGAGCTTCGTGGTCGGCGCCAACTATCGTGTCGATGGCGGATCCGTCGCGGCGATTGCGACCTGA
- a CDS encoding MgtC/SapB family protein, with product MFETLLNELANSPTQAWPVLIVRLGGAVVLCGLIGFERESQDRPAGLRTHMLVGLAASVYCMLMLELLDRAADYPDPVRVDPVRIIEAVTSGVAFLAAGMIIFASGKVRGLTTGASLWLSASVGLACGLGLWAIASLTTLLSLLIMRVVRAVEARAGFKEKDGED from the coding sequence TCGCCGACGCAGGCCTGGCCGGTGCTGATCGTGCGGCTTGGCGGCGCGGTGGTCCTGTGCGGGCTGATCGGCTTCGAGCGCGAGAGCCAGGACCGGCCGGCGGGCCTGCGCACGCACATGCTGGTCGGCCTCGCCGCCAGCGTCTACTGCATGTTGATGCTCGAACTGCTCGACCGCGCCGCCGACTATCCCGATCCGGTGCGCGTCGATCCGGTGCGCATCATCGAGGCGGTGACGAGCGGCGTTGCGTTCCTTGCGGCGGGCATGATCATCTTCGCCAGCGGCAAGGTGCGCGGCCTGACCACGGGCGCCAGCCTTTGGCTGTCGGCGTCGGTCGGCCTTGCCTGCGGTCTCGGCCTTTGGGCGATCGCGTCGCTGACCACGCTGCTGTCGCTGCTGATCATGCGCGTCGTCCGCGCCGTCGAGGCGCGCGCCGGCTTCAAGGAAAAGGACGGCGAGGACTGA